A region from the Acyrthosiphon pisum isolate AL4f chromosome A1, pea_aphid_22Mar2018_4r6ur, whole genome shotgun sequence genome encodes:
- the LOC100169209 gene encoding RNA-binding protein lin-28-like, which yields MSENNTENNQLSTAPSNGVHLGDDKVKAKFIILKDSVETNEKPNKNGNDSLSSNDAENLRPENEELPEGVRQGICKWFNSKKGFGFVTPDDGGKDVFVHQRVIKKDGFRSLRENEHVEFTCHESDKGLEATLVTGPRGQYCKGSKKAFPQKKLRCYNCGDFANHIAAKCTLSPQPKRCHSCKDPNHLIADCTQIQSKEPVINKFIKNPRKKSERQKPRPKSKPEDGSVDEQQQSTVLPNQNGDEINDKQD from the exons tACACTTAGGGGACGATAAGGTTAAAGCCAAATTTATCATCCTCAAAGATTCCGTGGAAACAAATGAAAAACCGAACAAAAATGGAAACGATAGTCTCTCGTCCAATGATGCCGAAAACTTAAGACCGGAAAATGAAGAACTACCTGAAGGTGTTCGTCAAGGTATCTGCAAATGGTTCAACTCAAAAAAAGGATTCGGATTTGTCACTCCAGACGATGGTGGTAAAGATGTTTTTGTTCATcag agagTAATTAAAAAAGACGGATTTAGATCCCTTAGAGAGAACGAACACGTGGAGTTTACATGTCATGAATCAGACAAGGGTTTAGAAGCTACTCTCGTTACTGGACCAAGGGGTCAATACTGTAAAGGATCAAAAAAAGCATTTCCTCAAAAAAAATTGAG atgttACAACTGTGGAGATTTTGCCAATCATATTGCTGCCAAATGCACATTGAGTCCTCAGCCCAAACGCTGTCATAGTTGTAAGGATCCAAACCACCTTATAGCTGATTGCACTCAGATTCAGAGCAAAGAGCCTGTGATTAATAAGTTCATCAAAAATCCGCGGAAAAAATCAGAACGACAGAAGCCAAGACCAAAGTCAAAACCTGAAGATGGTAGTGTTGATGAACAACAGCAGTCAACTGTTTTACCCAATCAGAATGGAGACGAAATTAATGACAAACAAGATTAA
- the LOC100571829 gene encoding uncharacterized protein LOC100571829, producing MDDENGSSNVFNIFLTSMVHIIQKCFNEQQHYNTSNKFNTSCTKETQCENTAMFCDLTTLRCQCAVFHFWNETVGICQYTHEHLVKWLDSNRTNNNNFITKIVQDPMVSRYTIPWPVTAVMILGGLCFLFCAAYVCYGKDEVDGDKKSLSAALFKQKEQSCRIQTSIMENF from the exons ATGGACGATGAAAATGGTTCTTCCAATGTGTTCAACATTTTTCTTACCAGCATGGTCcacataattcaaaaatgttttaatg aacaacaacattataatacatctaATAAGTTTAACACAAGTTGCACTAAAGAAACGCAGTGTGAGAATACAGCAATGTTCTGCGATTTAACAACACTCCGATGCCAGTGTGctgt ATTTCACTTTTGGAATGAAACTGTTGGAATATGTCAATATACGCATGAACATTTGGTCAAGTGGTTAGATAGTAAccgaacaaataataacaattttataa cGAAAATAGTTCAAGACCCAATGGTGTCAAGATATACTATACCTTGGCCTGTAACAGCCGTAATGATTCTAGGTGGTTTATGCTTCTTGTTTTGTGCAGCTTACGTCTGTTATGGTAAAGATGAAGTAGATGGTGACAAAAAAAGTTTGTCGGCAGCATTATTTAAGCAAAAGGAACAGTCATGTAGAATCCAAACGTCTATTATGGAGAACTTTTGA
- the LOC100167168 gene encoding persulfide dioxygenase ETHE1, mitochondrial (The RefSeq protein has 2 substitutions compared to this genomic sequence), whose translation MIAANFKSQLFRQYRNRANLFGGFSKVTVMNNCRLAQDTFVLRQLFDQESWTYTYLLADYVAKEAIIIDPVIEQVNRDHSILKRLGLNLLYCANTHVHADHVTGTGELKKLIPSCESIISLCSGAQADIYVKSGDEIQFGRYSVEVRQTPGHTNGCITFVCHDEAIAFTGDCLLIGGCGRTDFQEGDPETLYSSIHEQIFSLPDYYKVYPAHDYTGQTVSTIGEEKTYNPRLSKSLDEFIELMNNLNLAYPKKIDVSLPINLKCGIQEELKNND comes from the exons ATGATAGCAGCTAATTTTAAAAGCCAACTTTTTAGACAGTATCGTAATCGTGGAAATTTGTTTGGTGGATTTTCAAAAGTAACCGTGATGAATAACTGTAGACTTGCTCAAGATACATTTGTATTACGACAG ttgtttGATCAAGAATCTTGGACATACACTTATCTGTTGGCTGATTATGTAGCAAAAGAAGCTATAATTATTGATCCAGTTATTGAACAGGTGAACCGCGATCATTCAATACTTAAGCGACTTGGTTTGAATCTTTTGTACTgtg ccAATACTCATGTTCATGCTGATCATGTGACTGGAACTGgtgaacttaaaaagttaataccATCATGTGAAAGTATTATTTCTCTATGTAGTGGTGCTCAAGCAGATATATATGTGAAATCAGGAGATGAAATACAATTTGGAAGATACTCTGTTGAAGTTCGACAAACTCCTGGGCATaccaatg gttgtattacatttgtttGTCACGATGAAGCAATAGCCTTCACTGGAGATTGCTTATTGATTGGTGGTTGTGGACGCACTGACTTTCAAGAAGGAGATCCTGAAACGTTATATTCTTCTATTCATGAACAAATATTTTCGTTACCggattattataaagtatatccGGCACATGACTATACCG gaCAAACTGTTTCAACAATTGGAGAAGAAAAGACTTATAATCCACGCCTCTCAAAATCTTtggatgaatttattgaattgatgaacaatttaaatttagcatatcctaaaaaaattg atgttAATTTACCAATCAATTTGAAATGTGGTATTCAAGAAGAATTAAAGaacaatgattga
- the LOC100167168 gene encoding persulfide dioxygenase ETHE1, mitochondrial isoform X1, whose product MIAANFKSQLFRQYRNRGNLFGGFSKVTVMNNCRLAQDTFVLRQLFDQESWTYTYLLADYVAKEAIIIDPVIEQVNRDHSILKRLGLNLLYCANTHVHADHVTGTGELKKLIPSCESIISLCSGAQADIYVKSGDEIQFGRYSVEVRQTPGHTNGCITFVCHDEAIAFTGDCLLIGGCGRTDFQEGDPETLYSSIHEQIFSLPDYYKVYPAHDYTGQTVSTIGEEKTYNPRLSKSLDEFIELMNNLNLAYPKKIDVNLPINLKCGIQEELKNND is encoded by the exons ATGATAGCAGCTAATTTTAAAAGCCAACTTTTTAGACAGTATCGTAATCGTGGAAATTTGTTTGGTGGATTTTCAAAAGTAACCGTGATGAATAACTGTAGACTTGCTCAAGATACATTTGTATTACGACAG ttgtttGATCAAGAATCTTGGACATACACTTATCTGTTGGCTGATTATGTAGCAAAAGAAGCTATAATTATTGATCCAGTTATTGAACAGGTGAACCGCGATCATTCAATACTTAAGCGACTTGGTTTGAATCTTTTGTACTgtg ccAATACTCATGTTCATGCTGATCATGTGACTGGAACTGgtgaacttaaaaagttaataccATCATGTGAAAGTATTATTTCTCTATGTAGTGGTGCTCAAGCAGATATATATGTGAAATCAGGAGATGAAATACAATTTGGAAGATACTCTGTTGAAGTTCGACAAACTCCTGGGCATaccaatg gttgtattacatttgtttGTCACGATGAAGCAATAGCCTTCACTGGAGATTGCTTATTGATTGGTGGTTGTGGACGCACTGACTTTCAAGAAGGAGATCCTGAAACGTTATATTCTTCTATTCATGAACAAATATTTTCGTTACCggattattataaagtatatccGGCACATGACTATACCG gaCAAACTGTTTCAACAATTGGAGAAGAAAAGACTTATAATCCACGCCTCTCAAAATCTTtggatgaatttattgaattgatgaacaatttaaatttagcatatcctaaaaaaattg atgttAATTTACCAATCAATTTGAAATGTGGTATTCAAGAAGAATTAAAGaacaatgattga